The proteins below are encoded in one region of Aequorivita iocasae:
- a CDS encoding 2-hydroxyacid dehydrogenase, which translates to MKILHLDSNHPLLLKMLEGAGFSNQENYKASKSEIEQIISNYDGIVIRSRFNIDKQFLDAAKNLKFIARVGAGLESIDMDYAEQLGIKLIAAPEGNRNAVGEHALGMLLSLFNNLNKADREVKNGLWNREANRGIELDGKTVGIIGYGNMGKAFAKKLKGFDCEVICFDIKENVGDENAKQVSLKELQQKIDVLSLHTPWTPLTDKMVNSEFINSFSKPFWLINTARGKSVVTADLVSALKAGKILGAGLDVLEFEKLSFETLFDSDNLPNSLKELFAMDNVILSPHIAGWTVESKEKLATVIAEKIIDNFKK; encoded by the coding sequence ATGAAAATTCTTCACCTCGATAGCAACCATCCCTTATTGTTGAAAATGCTTGAGGGCGCAGGGTTTTCAAATCAAGAAAATTACAAAGCTTCAAAATCTGAAATAGAGCAAATTATCTCGAATTACGATGGAATCGTAATCCGAAGCCGTTTCAACATTGACAAACAATTTCTCGATGCCGCAAAAAACCTGAAATTTATAGCCCGTGTTGGTGCCGGTTTGGAAAGCATCGATATGGATTATGCAGAACAACTCGGAATTAAATTAATTGCTGCCCCCGAAGGCAATAGAAACGCTGTGGGTGAACATGCGCTTGGAATGCTTCTTTCGCTATTTAACAACTTAAATAAAGCCGACAGGGAAGTTAAAAATGGCCTTTGGAACCGCGAAGCCAACCGCGGGATAGAACTGGACGGAAAAACCGTTGGAATCATCGGTTACGGCAATATGGGCAAAGCGTTCGCAAAAAAACTAAAAGGTTTTGATTGCGAAGTAATTTGTTTCGACATAAAAGAAAATGTTGGTGATGAAAATGCGAAACAAGTATCTTTAAAAGAACTTCAACAAAAAATAGATGTTTTAAGCCTTCACACGCCTTGGACTCCTTTGACGGATAAAATGGTGAATTCAGAATTCATCAATTCGTTTTCAAAGCCCTTTTGGCTCATAAATACCGCACGCGGTAAAAGTGTTGTAACGGCCGATTTGGTTTCGGCGTTAAAAGCTGGAAAAATATTGGGAGCTGGGCTTGATGTTTTGGAATTTGAAAAACTTTCCTTTGAAACGCTTTTTGATTCGGACAATCTCCCCAATTCCCTCAAAGAACTGTTTGCAATGGATAATGTAATTTTAAGTCCGCACATTGCCGGATGGACGGTGGAAAGCAAAGAAAAATTGGCAACGGTTATTGCCGAAAAAATAATTGATAATTTCAAAAAATAA
- the atpG gene encoding ATP synthase F1 subunit gamma, which yields MANLKEIRNRISSVGSTMQITSAMKMVSAAKLKKAQDAITAMRPYSEKLTELLQNLSATLDADTGSKYSDQREANKILVVAITSNRGLAGAFNSNIVKEARNLAANTYAGKQVDFMTLGKKGNDILKKTGTVLENNNGIFDDLSFENTSEIAEKLMDLFSQGKYDKIILVYNNFKNAATQIVMTEQFLPILPPKQIEGQEAKSSETFYIFEPSKEEIVEALIPKSLKTQLFKALRDSVASEHGARMTAMHKATDNATELRDALKLQYNKARQAAITNEILEIVGGAEALAG from the coding sequence ATGGCGAATCTTAAGGAAATTAGAAACAGAATATCATCCGTTGGTTCAACGATGCAGATTACCAGTGCCATGAAAATGGTTTCTGCTGCAAAATTGAAAAAGGCGCAGGATGCCATTACCGCGATGCGTCCCTATTCTGAAAAGCTTACCGAACTTTTGCAAAACCTAAGCGCTACACTTGATGCCGATACAGGCAGCAAGTATTCTGATCAGCGCGAGGCGAACAAAATTTTAGTTGTTGCCATAACCAGTAACCGTGGTTTGGCGGGAGCTTTCAACAGTAATATTGTAAAAGAAGCCCGCAATTTAGCTGCTAATACTTACGCTGGAAAGCAAGTGGATTTTATGACCCTTGGAAAAAAAGGGAATGATATTCTGAAAAAAACAGGAACTGTTCTTGAAAACAACAACGGTATTTTTGACGATCTTTCTTTTGAGAATACTTCTGAAATTGCTGAAAAATTAATGGATCTTTTTTCCCAAGGAAAATATGATAAGATCATTTTGGTTTACAATAATTTCAAAAATGCTGCTACGCAAATTGTTATGACCGAGCAGTTTTTGCCAATTCTGCCTCCAAAACAAATTGAGGGACAGGAAGCAAAATCCAGCGAAACCTTCTACATTTTTGAACCTTCAAAAGAAGAAATTGTAGAGGCTTTGATTCCAAAGAGCTTGAAAACACAATTGTTCAAAGCCCTTCGCGATAGTGTTGCCAGTGAACACGGCGCACGTATGACGGCGATGCACAAAGCAACCGACAATGCTACTGAACTTCGTGATGCATTGAAACTTCAATACAACAAAGCGCGTCAAGCTGCCATTACTAACGAAATCCTTGAAATTGTTGGTGGTGCGGAAGCTTTGGCCGGATAA
- a CDS encoding cupin domain-containing protein has product MQTINLEEKFSSFKKHWHPHQIAVVDNMQVLLAKLKDEFVWHKHEEEDELFFVQKGTLEMHFRDNVEIVSEGEIIVVPKGVEHCPKTQNGEEVHVLLFEKLSTKHTGNVTSEKTVSEYPKI; this is encoded by the coding sequence ATGCAAACTATCAATCTTGAAGAAAAATTTTCTTCATTCAAAAAACATTGGCACCCCCACCAAATAGCCGTTGTGGACAATATGCAAGTGCTTTTGGCAAAGTTGAAGGACGAATTTGTGTGGCACAAGCACGAAGAGGAAGATGAGTTATTTTTTGTGCAAAAAGGAACTTTAGAAATGCACTTCCGCGATAATGTTGAAATTGTTTCCGAAGGTGAAATAATCGTGGTTCCAAAAGGTGTGGAACATTGCCCAAAAACGCAGAATGGCGAAGAGGTACACGTGCTTCTTTTTGAAAAACTTTCCACAAAACACACCGGCAATGTAACTTCAGAAAAAACCGTTTCCGAATACCCAAAAATATAA